The Candidatus Lernaella stagnicola sequence TCTATCGTGGCCGGCCTTTTCGCGCTTTGCGCGGCGCCCGCCCTGGCGGCCGAAGGCGAAGGTTTTATTGCCGAGCATCACCTGCTGATCGAGAACCTCGCCGCGGTATTCAACTTCGTGATCTTCGCGTGGGTTCTGTTGCGTTTTGCCGGCCCGAAAGTGAAGGCGATGTTCCAGTCCGGGGCCGACGCTTACCACGTCAAAGTACAGGAAGCGGCGGACGCCTTGGCCGCGGCAGAGGAAGCGCACGCCCAGTGGGCGAAGCGTTTCGATGCGATGCAAGAGGAACTCGACGACGTGCGCGAGACGGCGCGCCAGTTGGCCGAGTCGCAGGCGCGGCAGATTATCGAAGATGCGAAGAAGCAAGCTGAGCGCCTTGTCGCGGACGCCGAGCGCAGCGCCGAGGACGAATTGCGGCAGTCGGTGGATCAACTTCGCGCCGAGATGGCCGACCGCGTGTTGGCGAAAGCCGAAACACTTCTTCAAGGGCGGCTGACGCCGTCGCATCAAAAGATGCTGATTGAGGAAGCGATCAAGAAACTGGAGGCCCGCCAATGAGCGCCAACGTGTTGGGACGCCGTTACGCCGGGGCGTTGTTGGACCTGGGCGTGAAAAACGCCAAGGCGGATTTGTACGGCCGGCAACTGGCGGCGGCAGCCGAAGTATTGGGCGATCCGGCGGTAAAGAAGGCGCTGTCCAGTCCGCTGTTCGACGCAAAGTTCAAGCGTGAGATCATCGACCAAGCGGCGCACGAACTACAGTTGTCGCCGACCGTAAAGAATTTTCTGCGCTTGTTGATCGATAAGCGGCGCATCACGATCTTGCAGGCCATCACGGCCAAGTACGCCGAATTGCTC is a genomic window containing:
- a CDS encoding ATP synthase F0 subunit B; translated protein: MKAVRISIVAGLFALCAAPALAAEGEGFIAEHHLLIENLAAVFNFVIFAWVLLRFAGPKVKAMFQSGADAYHVKVQEAADALAAAEEAHAQWAKRFDAMQEELDDVRETARQLAESQARQIIEDAKKQAERLVADAERSAEDELRQSVDQLRAEMADRVLAKAETLLQGRLTPSHQKMLIEEAIKKLEARQ
- the atpH gene encoding ATP synthase F1 subunit delta; this encodes MSANVLGRRYAGALLDLGVKNAKADLYGRQLAAAAEVLGDPAVKKALSSPLFDAKFKREIIDQAAHELQLSPTVKNFLRLLIDKRRITILQAITAKYAELLDEHNGIARATVCSAVELDTAALARLRVLLQRKVGRRIELTAHTDPSVVGGLRVQVGSKVYDATIASHLRRLREKLKH